Proteins encoded within one genomic window of Bradyrhizobium sp. 186:
- the ugpC gene encoding sn-glycerol-3-phosphate ABC transporter ATP-binding protein UgpC, translating into MADVALRKVVKRYDDVEAVRGIDLDIADHEFIVLVGPSGCGKSTTLRMIAGLEDISDGDIMIGGDVVNDVPPKDRDIAMVFQNYALYPHMTVAENMSFGLRLKHYPKAEIKARVTEAARLLDITDLIDRKPKQLSGGQRQRVAMGRAIVRNPKVFLFDEPLSNLDAKLRVQMRIEIKKVHQKVRTTTVYVTHDQVEAMTLADRVVVMNKGRIEQIGTPNELYHKPATRFVAGFIGSPAMNFIPCRLEDVDGKLNIRLTDRISFPLPQARAISYNALPRTENLLLGLRPEHLTESHAHLEPGVESFDTVLDVTEPMGMETLVYFGLEGTPICGRVDPNAGAKDGAPMRLAMDLNNMHLLNEATGAVL; encoded by the coding sequence ATGGCTGACGTTGCATTGCGGAAGGTGGTCAAGCGTTACGATGACGTCGAGGCGGTGCGCGGCATCGATCTCGATATCGCCGACCATGAGTTCATCGTGCTGGTGGGGCCTTCGGGCTGCGGCAAGTCGACGACGCTGCGCATGATCGCAGGGCTCGAGGACATCAGCGACGGCGATATCATGATCGGCGGCGACGTCGTCAACGACGTTCCGCCGAAGGACCGCGACATCGCGATGGTGTTCCAGAACTATGCGCTCTATCCGCACATGACGGTCGCGGAGAACATGTCGTTCGGGCTGCGCCTGAAGCACTATCCGAAGGCCGAGATCAAGGCGCGCGTGACCGAGGCGGCCCGGCTTCTGGACATCACCGACCTGATCGACCGCAAACCGAAGCAGCTCTCCGGCGGCCAGCGCCAGCGCGTCGCCATGGGACGCGCCATCGTGCGCAACCCAAAGGTCTTCCTGTTCGACGAGCCGCTGTCCAATCTCGACGCCAAGCTGCGCGTGCAGATGCGGATCGAGATCAAGAAGGTGCATCAGAAGGTGCGCACCACGACGGTCTACGTCACCCACGACCAGGTCGAGGCGATGACGCTGGCCGATCGCGTGGTGGTGATGAACAAGGGGCGCATCGAGCAGATCGGCACGCCGAACGAGCTCTACCACAAGCCGGCGACGCGCTTCGTCGCGGGTTTCATCGGCTCGCCGGCGATGAATTTTATTCCGTGCCGGCTGGAGGACGTCGACGGCAAGCTCAATATCCGCCTGACCGACCGCATCTCGTTCCCGCTGCCGCAGGCTCGCGCTATCAGCTACAACGCGCTGCCCCGAACCGAAAACCTGCTGCTCGGCCTCCGGCCGGAGCACCTCACCGAGTCCCATGCGCATCTCGAGCCCGGCGTCGAGAGCTTCGATACCGTGCTCGACGTCACCGAGCCGATGGGAATGGAGACGCTGGTCTATTTCGGGCTCGAAGGCACGCCGATCTGCGGCCGTGTCGATCCCAATGCCGGCGCCAAGGACGGGGCACCCATGCGTTTGGCAATGGACCTCAACAACATGCACCTGCTAAACGAGGCGACCGGCGCCGTGTTGTGA
- a CDS encoding hydroxyacid dehydrogenase, giving the protein MATNKKKIFVTQTLSQAARALLTRRDDIELVEFPNLISAKDFEALLESHAPVHGVALGATAFGETELEASRDMKVVTRIGVGYDAVDVPALSRRKVPLMVAGSANSPSVAEQALFMMLTLAKRAQEMHACVKDGKWADRLGMLPFDLYGKTVLIIGFGRIGTRTAKRCLAMEMNVQVYDPYKPAAEIKAAGCEPVADLDAALPQADFVTVHCPKTPETVGLFNAARIGLMKPKSYLVNTARGGIVNEKALYEALTSGRLAGAGIDVFEQEPPPVSHALFALPNVIMAPHVAGVTVEAVSRMSEQTARNILSVLDGDPIRQNIINQDVLG; this is encoded by the coding sequence ATGGCGACCAACAAGAAGAAAATCTTTGTCACGCAAACTTTGTCGCAAGCAGCACGGGCCCTTCTCACCCGGCGGGACGATATCGAGCTCGTCGAGTTTCCGAACCTGATTTCTGCCAAGGACTTCGAAGCCTTGCTGGAGAGCCACGCGCCGGTCCATGGCGTCGCGCTCGGCGCCACCGCCTTCGGCGAGACCGAGCTCGAGGCTTCCCGCGACATGAAGGTGGTGACACGAATCGGCGTGGGCTATGACGCTGTCGACGTGCCCGCGCTCTCCCGCCGCAAGGTGCCGCTGATGGTGGCGGGCAGCGCGAACTCGCCCTCGGTTGCCGAACAGGCGCTGTTCATGATGCTGACGCTGGCCAAGCGCGCGCAGGAGATGCACGCCTGCGTCAAGGACGGCAAATGGGCCGACCGGCTGGGCATGCTGCCGTTCGACCTCTACGGCAAGACCGTGCTGATCATCGGCTTCGGCCGCATCGGCACCCGCACCGCCAAGCGCTGCCTGGCGATGGAAATGAACGTGCAGGTCTACGATCCCTACAAGCCCGCCGCCGAGATCAAGGCCGCCGGCTGCGAGCCCGTCGCCGATCTTGACGCGGCGCTGCCTCAAGCCGACTTCGTCACCGTCCACTGCCCGAAGACGCCGGAAACGGTCGGCCTGTTCAATGCGGCGCGGATCGGTCTGATGAAGCCGAAATCCTATCTCGTCAACACCGCGCGCGGCGGCATCGTCAACGAGAAGGCGCTGTACGAAGCGCTTACCTCGGGCAGGCTCGCCGGCGCCGGCATCGACGTGTTCGAGCAGGAGCCGCCGCCGGTCAGCCACGCGCTGTTCGCGCTGCCGAACGTCATCATGGCCCCGCACGTGGCTGGCGTCACCGTCGAGGCGGTGAGCCGCATGAGCGAGCAGACCGCACGCAACATCCTGAGTGTGCTGGACGGCGACCCGATCCGGCAGAACATTATCAATCAGGACGTGCTCGGCTGA
- a CDS encoding DUF1993 domain-containing protein, with product MYEASVGLFVPYLRNLSGLLDKGVAHAEARRFDSAVLLGMRLSPNMYDLAQQVGEACRHAVVAPALLAQCEPVALPALEHDMAGLQARIATSIEFIERLPRAAIDAAAEQNVFFRLKNGTELPFTGRTLLLSFSVPQFFFHVTTAYDLLRHAGVELVKKDYLGRK from the coding sequence ATGTACGAGGCCTCGGTCGGCCTCTTCGTGCCGTACCTGCGCAATTTGTCCGGCCTGCTCGACAAGGGCGTCGCGCATGCCGAGGCCCGCAGGTTCGATTCCGCCGTCCTGCTCGGCATGCGGCTGTCGCCGAACATGTACGATCTGGCGCAGCAGGTCGGCGAGGCCTGCCGCCATGCCGTGGTCGCTCCGGCCTTGCTGGCGCAGTGCGAGCCGGTGGCGCTGCCGGCGCTGGAGCACGACATGGCCGGGCTCCAGGCGCGCATCGCGACCTCGATCGAGTTCATCGAGCGCCTGCCGCGTGCCGCGATCGATGCCGCGGCGGAGCAGAATGTCTTCTTCAGGCTGAAGAACGGGACCGAGCTGCCCTTCACCGGGCGGACGCTGCTCTTGTCCTTCAGTGTTCCGCAATTCTTCTTTCACGTCACGACGGCCTACGACCTGCTGCGGCACGCAGGCGTCGAGCTCGTGAAGAAGGATTATCTCGGGCGGAAGTAG
- a CDS encoding transporter substrate-binding domain-containing protein yields the protein MLVRILAALAVALLANFSALAQQAAPSRLDEIVKRGTLRVGMTGDYKPFTYLDKTTQQFSGFDVDMAEALGKALGVKIEFVPTAWPKLMKDFEADQFDIAMGGVSVTLDRQRKGFFTTPIMREGKTPIARCADVGKYQTLADIDKKGTRVIVNPGGTNERFARANVKDAEINVFPDNTVIFDEIAKGNADLMMTDASETRYQQKQHTGVLCAVHPDQPFDFSEKAYWLQRDMALKAFVDQWLHISMEDGSYKKIYAAWFD from the coding sequence ATGCTCGTTCGAATCCTGGCGGCATTGGCCGTGGCGTTGCTGGCGAACTTCTCGGCGCTTGCGCAGCAAGCAGCGCCCTCGCGCCTCGACGAGATCGTCAAGCGCGGCACTTTGCGCGTCGGCATGACCGGCGACTACAAGCCTTTCACCTATCTCGATAAGACCACGCAGCAGTTCAGCGGCTTCGACGTCGACATGGCGGAGGCGCTGGGCAAGGCCCTCGGCGTCAAGATCGAATTCGTGCCGACGGCCTGGCCGAAGCTGATGAAGGACTTTGAGGCCGACCAGTTCGACATCGCCATGGGCGGCGTCTCGGTCACGCTCGACCGGCAGCGGAAGGGCTTCTTCACCACGCCGATCATGCGCGAAGGCAAGACGCCGATCGCGCGTTGCGCCGACGTCGGAAAATACCAGACTCTCGCCGACATCGACAAGAAGGGTACCCGCGTGATCGTCAATCCCGGCGGCACCAATGAACGTTTCGCGCGCGCCAACGTCAAGGACGCGGAGATCAACGTCTTTCCGGACAATACCGTGATCTTCGACGAGATCGCCAAGGGCAATGCCGATCTGATGATGACGGACGCCTCTGAGACCCGTTACCAGCAGAAGCAGCACACTGGCGTGCTCTGCGCGGTGCATCCGGACCAGCCGTTCGACTTCTCCGAGAAGGCCTATTGGCTCCAGCGCGACATGGCGCTGAAGGCGTTCGTCGACCAGTGGCTGCATATCTCGATGGAGGACGGCAGCTACAAGAAGATCTACGCCGCCTGGTTCGATTAG
- a CDS encoding DUF2147 domain-containing protein — protein sequence MRKLLATAAFLLASTAAQAQYTFDYGGRTIRIDPDRGTVSIPGVYDNTGQGKAKKAKNDAKGAPKADPQAPQQAKADPQQPANPAPAPAPAAAPQAAEQVPVQAPVAVAPPASPAPPATTATSAPADDALVPPPQPAPTAAPTVAAVPPAPPPPAAPTVAAAPPVPPAAPPAPVQSAAVTPAPAAAPTRDLNSPLGIWLTEEKEGKVRIEQCGNNLCGYSVDTKSNQNGEQVLINMKPGKEQKWSGRILDPNTGSTYDSTIALKGTDRLRVQGCAFGGMFCGGQTWTRVN from the coding sequence ATGAGGAAGCTGTTGGCCACGGCTGCATTCCTTTTGGCGAGCACTGCTGCTCAAGCGCAGTACACTTTCGATTATGGCGGGCGCACCATCCGCATCGATCCTGACCGCGGCACGGTGTCGATCCCCGGTGTCTATGACAACACCGGCCAGGGCAAGGCGAAGAAGGCCAAGAACGATGCCAAGGGGGCTCCGAAAGCGGACCCGCAGGCACCGCAACAAGCCAAGGCTGATCCGCAGCAGCCGGCCAATCCCGCGCCGGCACCCGCACCTGCCGCCGCGCCTCAGGCGGCCGAGCAGGTCCCCGTACAAGCTCCCGTGGCCGTGGCGCCTCCTGCCTCGCCGGCGCCTCCGGCCACCACGGCAACCAGTGCTCCAGCCGACGACGCGCTAGTGCCGCCGCCTCAACCGGCGCCAACTGCTGCCCCGACGGTGGCCGCGGTACCGCCCGCACCGCCTCCGCCAGCTGCCCCGACAGTAGCTGCGGCCCCGCCAGTGCCCCCAGCGGCGCCTCCCGCCCCCGTTCAGTCTGCGGCGGTCACCCCTGCTCCCGCAGCCGCGCCCACGCGCGATCTCAATTCACCGCTCGGCATCTGGCTCACCGAGGAGAAGGAAGGGAAAGTCCGCATCGAGCAATGCGGCAACAATCTCTGCGGCTATTCGGTCGATACCAAGTCGAACCAGAATGGCGAGCAGGTCTTGATCAACATGAAGCCCGGCAAGGAGCAGAAATGGTCCGGCCGCATCCTCGATCCCAACACCGGCTCGACCTACGATTCCACGATCGCGCTGAAGGGCACGGACCGCCTGCGCGTACAGGGCTGTGCCTTCGGCGGCATGTTCTGCGGCGGCCAGACCTGGACGCGTGTGAACTGA
- a CDS encoding cupin domain-containing protein encodes MEITVAGTRPTRRAPKENFTGTVLQDPVIMAPAPARLNCSRVSFEPGARTNWHHHPLGQTLYVISGVGRVQAKGGPIREIRPGDTVWIPPGELHWHGATPNNSMTHIAMQEALDGVYSTWLEPVTNAEYGAALG; translated from the coding sequence ATGGAGATCACTGTCGCAGGCACGCGGCCGACCCGCCGCGCGCCCAAGGAAAACTTCACCGGCACCGTGTTGCAGGACCCCGTCATCATGGCGCCGGCGCCGGCACGGCTGAACTGCTCGCGCGTGTCGTTCGAACCGGGCGCGCGCACCAACTGGCATCATCATCCGCTCGGGCAGACGCTCTACGTGATTTCGGGCGTCGGCCGGGTTCAGGCCAAGGGTGGTCCTATCAGGGAAATCCGACCCGGTGACACCGTCTGGATTCCGCCGGGCGAGCTGCACTGGCACGGCGCCACGCCGAACAACAGCATGACCCACATTGCGATGCAGGAAGCGCTCGACGGCGTCTATTCGACGTGGCTGGAGCCGGTGACCAACGCGGAGTACGGCGCGGCACTAGGCTAG
- a CDS encoding ribonuclease activity regulator RraA, whose product MSLSPEARKTLAGITTATITTVLLKKGLRNVWMRGARPLRPGLPRLVGPAFTLRFVPAREDLATPESWSSPISTRTAIEAMPDGCIAVVDAMGITDAGIFGDILCARMVKRGVTALVTDGVVRDLEGVLGTNLPVWCDGYAAPPSVAGLTFVGWGEPIGCGGVAVFPNDIVVADQDGCVLIPQAMLDHVLAEGVEQERMEAWIVNEVNNGAALPGLYPMNAETKARYAASKK is encoded by the coding sequence ATGTCGCTGTCCCCCGAAGCCCGCAAGACCCTTGCCGGCATCACCACTGCCACCATCACCACGGTCCTGCTGAAAAAGGGCCTGCGCAATGTGTGGATGCGCGGCGCGCGGCCGCTGCGTCCGGGCCTGCCGCGGTTGGTTGGACCGGCCTTCACGCTGCGCTTCGTGCCGGCGCGCGAGGATCTGGCGACGCCGGAATCCTGGTCGTCGCCGATCTCGACCCGCACCGCGATCGAGGCGATGCCGGACGGTTGCATCGCCGTGGTCGACGCCATGGGCATTACCGATGCCGGCATCTTCGGCGACATCCTCTGCGCCCGCATGGTCAAACGCGGCGTCACCGCGCTGGTGACCGATGGCGTCGTGCGTGACCTCGAGGGCGTGCTCGGCACCAATCTGCCGGTGTGGTGCGACGGCTATGCCGCGCCGCCCTCCGTTGCGGGCCTCACTTTCGTCGGTTGGGGCGAGCCGATCGGGTGCGGCGGCGTCGCAGTGTTCCCGAACGACATCGTCGTTGCCGACCAGGACGGCTGCGTGCTGATCCCGCAGGCAATGCTCGATCACGTGCTTGCCGAGGGCGTCGAGCAGGAGCGGATGGAAGCCTGGATCGTCAACGAGGTGAACAACGGCGCCGCGCTGCCGGGCCTCTATCCCATGAACGCCGAGACCAAGGCGCGCTACGCCGCCAGCAAGAAGTAA
- the pxpB gene encoding 5-oxoprolinase subunit PxpB: MAATLPPPRLLPSGDSAVTVEFSRTIDDDANQRVLALDKALAASGIDGITESVPTYRSLLVHYDPGKIGFDALGEKLLALASQPMPPSAKARRWRIPVAYGGEHGIDLEDVAKALNTTPDDIIARHVAGDYRVAMIGFTPGWSYLSGLDKSLHMSRRQNPRLLTPAGTISIGGIQAGIQCLAAPSGWHLLGRTPVRTYQLHRNPTFLTEPGDRVTFFAIDHKAFAEQDRAAEAGEIIAEQVVA, encoded by the coding sequence ATGGCCGCGACGCTTCCCCCGCCCCGCCTTCTGCCCAGTGGCGACAGCGCCGTCACGGTCGAGTTCAGCCGCACCATCGACGACGACGCCAACCAGCGCGTGCTGGCGCTCGACAAGGCGCTCGCGGCGTCAGGCATCGATGGCATCACCGAATCTGTGCCCACCTATCGCTCGCTGCTGGTCCATTACGATCCCGGCAAGATCGGCTTCGACGCGCTTGGCGAAAAGCTGCTCGCACTTGCCAGCCAGCCGATGCCGCCGAGCGCCAAGGCGCGCCGCTGGCGCATTCCCGTCGCCTATGGCGGCGAGCACGGCATCGATCTCGAGGATGTCGCAAAAGCGCTGAACACCACGCCCGATGACATCATCGCCCGCCACGTCGCCGGCGACTATCGCGTCGCCATGATCGGCTTCACGCCGGGCTGGTCTTATCTCAGCGGCTTGGACAAATCCCTACACATGTCGCGGCGGCAGAATCCGCGGCTGCTGACACCCGCGGGCACGATCTCGATCGGCGGCATCCAGGCCGGAATCCAATGCTTGGCTGCCCCGAGCGGCTGGCACCTGCTCGGCCGCACGCCGGTGCGGACCTATCAGCTGCACCGGAATCCAACCTTTCTCACCGAACCCGGTGATCGCGTGACGTTTTTCGCCATCGACCACAAGGCCTTCGCCGAGCAGGACCGCGCCGCGGAAGCCGGCGAGATCATCGCCGAGCAGGTGGTTGCATGA
- a CDS encoding biotin-dependent carboxyltransferase family protein: protein MSRLVVASIGPASSVQDSGRPGSQRYGLTPSGAMDRLALAAANCLVGNEPFAAAVEIGPFGATFTARDGAVRVAIAGAPRNADIAGRPAAMDTSVTLNDGETLTLGFARGGAFTYLAIEGGIKGEPVFGSLAVNARAGLGSPYPRPLQAGDEFSVDAASGAPELRIELPKPSSGPIRVVLGPQDDEFDDANRALFLDSEWKISATSDRMGYRLEGPAIKHLHGHNIVSDGTVNGSIQVPGNGAPIALMMDRGTSGGYPKIATVITADVGRLAQTSAGTAFRFKAVSVAEAQDEAKKFAQLIRTLPDRLRSSDTVALNIEALSDANVAGYAVSAVDAGTWQVTAEP from the coding sequence ATGAGCCGGCTCGTCGTTGCCAGTATCGGGCCCGCAAGCTCCGTCCAGGATAGCGGCCGCCCGGGCTCGCAGCGCTATGGCCTGACGCCGAGCGGCGCGATGGACCGGCTCGCGCTGGCCGCTGCCAATTGCCTTGTCGGCAACGAGCCGTTCGCGGCCGCTGTCGAGATCGGTCCGTTCGGTGCCACCTTCACCGCCCGTGACGGCGCCGTGCGCGTGGCGATTGCCGGCGCGCCGCGCAACGCCGACATTGCCGGGCGGCCGGCCGCCATGGATACGTCCGTGACGCTCAATGACGGCGAGACGCTGACGCTGGGCTTCGCCCGCGGCGGTGCCTTCACCTATCTCGCGATCGAAGGCGGCATCAAAGGCGAGCCGGTGTTCGGCAGCCTCGCGGTGAACGCGCGCGCGGGCCTCGGCAGCCCCTACCCGCGCCCGCTCCAGGCCGGCGACGAGTTCAGCGTCGATGCCGCAAGCGGCGCGCCGGAACTGCGGATCGAACTGCCGAAGCCGTCGAGCGGTCCGATCCGCGTCGTGCTGGGACCGCAGGACGATGAGTTCGACGACGCCAACAGGGCGCTATTTCTCGACAGCGAGTGGAAGATCTCGGCGACCTCCGACCGCATGGGCTACCGGCTCGAGGGCCCCGCGATCAAGCATCTGCACGGCCACAACATCGTCTCCGACGGCACCGTCAACGGCAGCATCCAGGTGCCCGGCAACGGCGCGCCGATCGCGCTGATGATGGACCGCGGCACCTCCGGCGGCTATCCGAAGATCGCAACCGTGATCACGGCCGATGTCGGCCGCCTCGCGCAGACCTCGGCGGGCACGGCGTTCCGCTTCAAGGCCGTCAGCGTGGCCGAGGCGCAGGACGAGGCGAAGAAATTCGCGCAACTCATCCGCACCCTCCCCGATCGCCTGCGCTCCTCCGATACCGTCGCGCTCAACATCGAGGCGCTCAGCGATGCTAACGTTGCGGGCTATGCGGTGAGCGCCGTCGATGCCGGAACCTGGCAGGTCACGGCGGAGCCGTAA
- a CDS encoding 5-oxoprolinase subunit PxpA — MKTIDLNCDLGEGFGAWEMGNDAAMIELASSVNVACGFHAGDPDIMRRTVELAKARGVSVGAHPGYRDLHGFGRHPIAGLKASQIENLVAYQIGALQAIATAAGHKVTHVKAHGALSNVACEDDMTAKAIAAGIKAVDPSLIFVVLANSKLVKAGEAANLPMVHEVFADRAYEDDGNLVSRKKPGAVLHDAKAIADRVVRMVQDGAVVSVTGKIIKMRTDTVCIHGDTPGAVEIARGLRQALKAAGIEVAPFKRGA; from the coding sequence ATGAAGACGATCGATCTCAATTGCGATCTCGGCGAAGGGTTTGGCGCGTGGGAGATGGGCAACGACGCCGCGATGATCGAGCTTGCGAGCTCGGTCAACGTCGCCTGCGGCTTCCATGCCGGCGATCCCGACATCATGCGCCGGACGGTCGAGCTGGCGAAAGCGCGCGGCGTCTCGGTCGGCGCGCATCCTGGCTATCGCGACCTGCACGGTTTTGGCCGGCATCCGATCGCGGGCCTGAAGGCCTCCCAGATCGAGAACCTCGTCGCCTACCAGATCGGCGCGCTACAGGCGATCGCAACCGCGGCCGGCCACAAGGTGACCCACGTGAAGGCGCATGGCGCGCTCTCCAACGTCGCCTGCGAGGACGACATGACGGCAAAGGCCATCGCCGCCGGCATCAAGGCGGTCGATCCCAGCCTGATCTTCGTCGTGCTCGCCAATTCAAAGCTGGTGAAGGCCGGCGAAGCGGCCAACCTGCCGATGGTGCACGAGGTGTTCGCCGACCGCGCCTATGAGGACGACGGCAATCTGGTCTCGCGCAAGAAGCCCGGTGCGGTGCTGCACGACGCCAAGGCGATCGCCGACCGCGTGGTGCGCATGGTGCAGGACGGTGCGGTGGTCTCGGTCACCGGCAAGATCATCAAGATGCGCACGGACACGGTCTGCATCCACGGCGATACGCCGGGCGCAGTCGAGATCGCGCGCGGCTTGCGTCAAGCGCTGAAGGCAGCCGGGATCGAAGTGGCGCCGTTCAAGCGGGGCGCGTGA
- a CDS encoding sulfite reductase subunit alpha, with translation MNQISPPPRLDIIPGSAPFSDAQRSWLNGFFAGLLSPDAASPLSADQGAAVMQGAAGDGDDGEAPWHDQTMPIADRMKLAEGRPVRRRMMAAMAQQDCGQCGYNCQDYSEAIAGRSEARLNLCVPGGKETARMLKALHEELDKAPAAKAPDKQGAVTAPAVTVTIAEPGRSRDNPVAATFLSRRLLNKRASEKETYHVEFDLAESKLDYVVGDSFGVFARNELGLVDQIIALLGASHTTKVNGKTLREVLIDDVSLSPAPDTLFELISFITGGAQREKARALAQGEDPDGDAATLDVMAALQKFSGTRPHPEAFVEALEPLQPRLYSISSSHNATPGKLSLTIDSVRYVVGKRKRLGVASTFLGERITEGEKLKVYVQKAHAFGLPEDPKTPVIMIGPGTGIAPFRAFLFDRKATGAPGKNWLFFGHQRSDCDFFYQDELNAMKTSGLLTRLSLAWSRDGEKKFYVQDRMREVGREVWTWLAEGAHLYICGDAKRMAKDVERALVDIVAQFGARSTDEAVSFVAELKKTGRFQADVY, from the coding sequence ATGAACCAGATCAGCCCTCCGCCCAGACTCGATATCATTCCCGGGAGCGCACCGTTCTCGGACGCCCAGCGCTCCTGGCTGAACGGCTTCTTTGCCGGCCTGCTGTCGCCTGATGCAGCGTCGCCTCTGTCGGCAGACCAAGGCGCCGCCGTCATGCAAGGCGCCGCCGGTGATGGCGACGACGGCGAAGCGCCATGGCACGACCAGACCATGCCGATTGCCGACCGGATGAAGCTCGCCGAAGGCCGCCCCGTGCGCCGCCGGATGATGGCGGCGATGGCGCAGCAGGATTGCGGCCAGTGCGGCTATAATTGCCAAGACTATTCGGAAGCGATCGCGGGCCGCAGCGAAGCGCGGCTCAACCTTTGCGTTCCCGGCGGCAAGGAAACCGCGCGGATGCTGAAGGCGCTGCACGAAGAGCTGGACAAGGCGCCGGCGGCCAAAGCTCCTGACAAGCAGGGCGCAGTGACAGCGCCAGCCGTGACGGTGACGATCGCCGAGCCCGGCCGCTCGCGCGACAATCCGGTTGCTGCAACCTTCCTGTCGCGTCGGCTTCTCAACAAGCGCGCCTCGGAGAAGGAAACCTATCACGTCGAGTTCGATCTCGCCGAGAGCAAGCTCGACTACGTCGTCGGCGACTCCTTCGGCGTGTTCGCGCGCAACGAGCTCGGGCTCGTCGACCAGATCATCGCGCTGCTCGGTGCCTCCCACACCACCAAGGTCAACGGCAAGACGCTACGCGAGGTGCTGATCGACGACGTCTCGCTGTCGCCGGCACCCGACACGCTGTTCGAATTGATCTCCTTCATCACCGGCGGCGCGCAGCGCGAGAAGGCGCGAGCGCTGGCGCAGGGCGAGGATCCCGATGGCGATGCCGCCACCCTCGATGTCATGGCGGCGCTCCAGAAATTTTCCGGCACGCGGCCACATCCCGAGGCCTTTGTCGAGGCGCTCGAGCCACTCCAGCCGCGGCTTTATTCGATCTCGTCGTCGCACAATGCGACACCCGGAAAGCTGTCGCTGACGATCGACTCGGTGCGCTACGTCGTCGGCAAGCGCAAGCGTCTCGGCGTCGCCTCGACCTTCCTTGGCGAACGCATCACCGAGGGCGAGAAGCTCAAGGTCTATGTGCAGAAGGCGCACGCGTTCGGCCTGCCGGAGGATCCGAAGACGCCGGTCATCATGATCGGCCCCGGCACCGGCATCGCGCCGTTCCGCGCCTTCCTGTTCGACCGCAAGGCGACCGGCGCGCCCGGCAAGAACTGGCTGTTCTTCGGCCACCAGCGCAGCGATTGCGACTTCTTCTACCAGGACGAGCTCAACGCGATGAAGACCTCGGGTCTTCTTACGCGGCTGTCGCTGGCCTGGTCGCGCGATGGCGAGAAGAAGTTTTATGTGCAGGACCGCATGCGTGAGGTCGGCCGCGAAGTGTGGACCTGGCTTGCCGAGGGCGCGCATCTCTACATCTGTGGCGATGCCAAGCGCATGGCAAAGGACGTCGAGCGTGCGCTGGTCGACATCGTCGCCCAGTTCGGCGCCCGCTCGACCGACGAAGCCGTGAGTTTTGTCGCCGAGCTCAAGAAGACGGGACGCTTCCAGGCTGACGTGTACTAA